In Helicobacter mastomyrinus, a single genomic region encodes these proteins:
- a CDS encoding metallophosphoesterase, translated as MQDIPQFAQMQNAIFPFVGSLVFIVLHIYIYKALLKSLSIKPFARLVWKVFTCLNTLYCIAYLFLRDSANVPQAIYFLLSLCLGITFLFAMAAFLYQCCSLIIMTLRTKSARSRWRHRAKVGIFILSLIMLVFGTYNGTRKPDIVHKVIQIEGLSTSFKIAVLSDVHIGGLMEESKVKQIVEMTNALEADMIFLTGDIVDAPLKNVEKAVDELANLKANDGIFYVLGNHEYFHDVENILAKLKSLGFHILINQSYTFDNTFNIAGIADFMGWRGNVEYLKPNIEATFADIDPSLPTILLSHQPKVISYLKAPYDNVDLVVSGHTHGGQIFPFSLAMLLQQPFISGLHTLENLHQTKVYVSQGTGFWGPPMRIGSEREITLLELQPPH; from the coding sequence ATGCAGGATATACCTCAATTTGCGCAAATGCAAAATGCCATTTTCCCCTTTGTAGGCTCACTTGTATTCATCGTGCTTCATATCTACATTTATAAAGCATTACTTAAATCGCTTTCTATTAAGCCCTTTGCACGTTTGGTATGGAAAGTCTTTACTTGTTTGAATACCCTTTACTGCATTGCCTATCTCTTTTTACGCGATAGCGCCAATGTGCCACAGGCCATTTACTTCCTGCTTTCACTTTGTTTAGGCATTACCTTTTTATTTGCGATGGCTGCCTTTTTATATCAATGCTGCTCTCTTATCATTATGACCCTACGCACAAAATCCGCACGTTCTCGCTGGAGGCATAGGGCAAAGGTTGGTATTTTTATTTTAAGCCTCATTATGCTTGTTTTTGGCACTTATAATGGTACAAGAAAGCCTGATATTGTCCATAAAGTCATACAAATTGAAGGGCTTAGCACGAGCTTTAAAATAGCTGTGCTAAGCGATGTGCATATCGGTGGGTTAATGGAGGAGAGTAAAGTTAAGCAAATTGTAGAGATGACAAACGCACTTGAAGCGGATATGATTTTCCTCACAGGCGATATTGTAGATGCACCGCTTAAAAATGTGGAAAAAGCCGTAGATGAGTTAGCCAATCTCAAGGCAAATGACGGGATTTTCTATGTATTGGGGAATCACGAATATTTTCACGATGTAGAAAATATCCTTGCTAAGCTTAAATCCTTAGGATTCCATATACTTATCAATCAAAGCTACACATTTGATAATACGTTCAATATTGCAGGGATAGCTGACTTCATGGGGTGGCGTGGTAATGTGGAATATTTAAAACCCAATATTGAAGCCACATTTGCAGATATTGACCCTAGCCTTCCCACCATACTGCTTTCACATCAACCAAAGGTGATTAGCTATCTTAAAGCCCCTTATGATAATGTGGATTTAGTAGTGAGCGGACATACGCACGGAGGGCAAATCTTCCCCTTCTCTCTTGCTATGCTTTTGCAGCAGCCTTTTATCTCTGGCTTACACACGTTAGAGAATCTCCACCAAACAAAAGTGTATGTCTCGCAAGGCACAGGATTCTGGGGACCCCCTATGCGTATAGGCAGTGAGCGTGAGATTACATTACTTGAATTGCAACCCCCTCATTAA
- a CDS encoding UDP-N-acetylmuramate dehydrogenase codes for MHTRVINFATYSSLRIGSPLEVHLIQTPQDALYAFSHNMLLIGKANNLLISPHAANLAMLDENFSYLTEEETYIEVGGAYSSNGIFRYFKSHNLMGVEFLQALPGSLGGLIKMNAGMKAYEIAQNLMEINVNGTWHKTSHFPMMYRNSGIEGVILAARFHKIEGFNHTLLAQCNALRKHHPKEPSCGSCFKNPKGDYAGRLLESVGLKGYAIGNAAFSDKHANFLINKGKATFDDALALIALAKRRVFESSGIMLECEVQILQ; via the coding sequence ATGCACACTAGAGTTATCAATTTTGCTACCTACTCAAGCCTAAGGATTGGCTCACCCCTTGAAGTCCATCTCATACAAACTCCCCAAGATGCGCTTTATGCATTTTCTCATAATATGCTACTTATTGGTAAAGCAAACAATCTCCTCATCTCCCCTCACGCAGCAAATCTTGCTATGCTTGATGAAAATTTCTCCTATCTCACAGAGGAAGAGACATATATCGAAGTAGGCGGTGCATATAGCTCAAATGGTATTTTCCGCTATTTTAAATCTCATAATCTCATGGGAGTAGAGTTTCTCCAAGCCTTACCGGGTAGTTTAGGAGGGCTTATCAAAATGAATGCAGGAATGAAAGCCTATGAAATCGCCCAAAATCTTATGGAGATTAATGTCAATGGCACGTGGCATAAAACCTCGCATTTTCCTATGATGTATCGTAATAGCGGCATAGAGGGCGTTATCCTCGCTGCAAGATTCCATAAGATTGAAGGGTTTAATCACACACTTCTAGCGCAATGCAATGCCCTGCGCAAACACCACCCTAAAGAGCCAAGCTGTGGCAGCTGCTTTAAGAATCCTAAAGGTGATTATGCTGGCAGACTTTTAGAATCTGTAGGCTTAAAGGGGTATGCTATTGGCAATGCTGCCTTTAGCGATAAGCACGCAAATTTCCTTATCAACAAAGGCAAGGCGACTTTTGATGACGCCCTAGCCCTTATCGCCCTTGCTAAGAGGCGCGTATTTGAATCAAGCGGCATTATGCTTGAATGTGAAGTGCAGATTTTGCAATGA
- the fliQ gene encoding flagellar biosynthesis protein FliQ produces MEAQLMALAVQTYKLTLILSLPMLLAGLIVGLLVSIFQATTQINEMTLTFVPKILAVVAVIIFAMPWMVNMITDYTRMLFTMISSINF; encoded by the coding sequence ATGGAAGCACAACTTATGGCACTTGCAGTTCAAACTTATAAACTCACTCTTATTCTTTCGCTTCCAATGCTTTTAGCAGGGCTCATCGTGGGGCTACTTGTGAGTATTTTTCAAGCTACCACACAAATTAATGAAATGACACTCACCTTTGTGCCAAAAATCCTTGCTGTTGTCGCTGTAATTATATTTGCAATGCCGTGGATGGTAAATATGATTACAGATTATACTCGTATGCTTTTTACAATGATTTCTAGCATTAATTTTTAG
- a CDS encoding FKBP-type peptidyl-prolyl cis-trans isomerase has translation MITQNKMVSIEYEVLNHADNTLLDSNKGGSPLEFLIGSGQVISGLENALMGAKIGDNIKATIEPKDAYGEYQSDFVQEVPKEQFEGIELKAGMTLFGQGEDGQTVQVSVKDFNDKVVIIDYNHPLAGKTLQFDVKILDVREATEMEILQGGAGGGCGCGSGGGHGGGGCCGGGGHAHGEHNGGGCGCGH, from the coding sequence ATGATTACACAAAATAAAATGGTAAGTATCGAATATGAAGTGTTAAATCACGCCGATAATACTCTGCTTGATTCCAATAAAGGTGGTTCACCCCTTGAATTTCTTATTGGTTCAGGGCAAGTAATTAGCGGACTTGAAAATGCTCTTATGGGTGCAAAAATAGGTGATAATATCAAGGCTACTATTGAGCCTAAAGATGCTTATGGTGAATACCAAAGCGATTTTGTGCAAGAAGTGCCAAAAGAGCAATTTGAAGGCATTGAGCTAAAAGCAGGTATGACGCTTTTTGGACAAGGCGAAGATGGGCAAACCGTGCAAGTAAGCGTAAAAGACTTTAATGATAAAGTAGTAATTATTGATTACAATCATCCTCTTGCAGGGAAAACATTGCAATTTGATGTGAAGATTCTTGATGTGCGTGAAGCCACAGAAATGGAGATATTGCAAGGCGGAGCTGGCGGAGGCTGTGGCTGCGGTAGCGGAGGTGGCCACGGGGGAGGAGGCTGCTGTGGTGGAGGTGGACATGCACACGGCGAACATAATGGCGGAGGCTGTGGCTGCGGTCATTAA
- a CDS encoding OmpA family protein, whose protein sequence is MKKYLAIGVLAALISVGCSEPEAADTGSGTSASSGSDNFVDLAAGTAEGYAKVLFDFDKYDIRADMEERVTNSATALKNTGAKVVLEGHTDSYGSDAYNYALGTKRANAVKNALTARGVNASQIKTVSYGESKPTCTVDTPQCNQENRRVEFKLSK, encoded by the coding sequence ATGAAAAAATATCTTGCAATAGGCGTTTTGGCTGCTCTTATTTCGGTTGGTTGTTCAGAGCCAGAAGCAGCTGATACAGGAAGCGGAACATCTGCTAGTAGTGGCTCAGATAACTTTGTAGATTTAGCCGCTGGAACTGCTGAAGGTTATGCAAAAGTATTGTTTGATTTTGATAAATATGATATTCGTGCAGATATGGAAGAACGCGTTACAAATAGCGCTACTGCACTTAAAAACACAGGCGCAAAAGTAGTACTTGAAGGGCACACTGACTCTTATGGTTCAGATGCATATAACTACGCACTTGGCACAAAAAGAGCAAATGCTGTGAAAAACGCACTTACTGCGCGTGGCGTAAATGCTTCTCAAATTAAAACCGTAAGTTATGGTGAAAGTAAGCCTACTTGCACAGTTGATACTCCGCAATGTAATCAAGAAAATAGACGCGTTGAATTTAAACTTTCTAAATAA
- the tolB gene encoding Tol-Pal system protein TolB: MRIIVLFLLLSFKCLAIDATLEIVKNTNKIPYIIVERLDTDNADFGAKILKMLVADLKVSGHFQVQDGGVKKPADINYKEYAEQKVDLLAQFKVSKSSNNLTATLFLYDINTSKLVYTKDYRENELKRFPFIAHSMAIDANSYIQAPSIQWMQRLVVLSQYNTPGSSEILIADYTLTYQKIIVKDGLNIFPKWADSKQESIYYTKYLEVPTIVKHDLATGHIEQLVGSEGVAMVSDVSKNGENLILSLSPNGLSDLYLYNTKTKNLRRLTNYSGIDVDGKFINNEKEIIFVSDRLGYPNIFVMRLDGGGIEQVVLHGRNNSAVSSNGHYAVYTSRETNNEFGNNTFNLYLISLAPGSNYIRRLTASGKNQMPKYSSDGGSIMYLKHYKAQSALGIIRVDYNTNYFFPLSKMKIQAFDW; this comes from the coding sequence ATGAGAATTATCGTTTTGTTTTTATTGTTAAGCTTCAAGTGCCTTGCTATTGATGCAACCTTAGAGATTGTGAAAAACACAAACAAAATTCCCTACATTATCGTTGAAAGACTAGATACTGATAATGCCGATTTTGGCGCAAAGATTCTTAAAATGCTTGTTGCAGATTTAAAAGTAAGCGGACATTTTCAAGTTCAAGATGGGGGTGTAAAAAAGCCTGCAGATATTAATTACAAAGAATATGCCGAACAAAAAGTTGATTTGCTTGCACAATTTAAGGTAAGCAAATCTTCCAATAACCTAACAGCTACTCTTTTTCTTTATGATATCAACACTTCAAAACTCGTATATACCAAAGATTATAGAGAAAATGAACTCAAACGTTTTCCTTTCATTGCTCATTCTATGGCGATTGACGCAAACAGTTATATTCAAGCACCAAGCATCCAGTGGATGCAACGTCTTGTAGTGCTTTCTCAATACAACACTCCAGGTAGCAGTGAAATTCTCATCGCTGATTATACACTCACCTATCAAAAAATAATTGTCAAAGATGGCTTAAATATTTTCCCCAAATGGGCAGATTCTAAGCAAGAGAGCATCTATTATACCAAATATCTTGAAGTGCCCACTATTGTAAAGCATGATCTCGCTACCGGACATATTGAGCAACTTGTAGGGAGCGAGGGCGTAGCTATGGTATCTGATGTGAGCAAAAATGGAGAGAATCTTATCCTTAGTCTCTCGCCCAATGGGCTTTCGGATTTGTATCTCTATAATACCAAAACCAAAAATTTACGCCGTCTAACAAACTATTCGGGTATTGACGTTGATGGTAAATTTATCAATAATGAAAAGGAAATCATTTTTGTCTCCGATAGACTTGGTTATCCTAACATCTTTGTAATGCGTCTTGATGGAGGAGGAATAGAGCAGGTTGTTCTGCACGGACGTAATAATAGCGCTGTTAGTTCCAATGGTCATTATGCCGTCTATACAAGCCGAGAAACAAATAATGAGTTTGGTAACAATACTTTTAATCTCTATCTTATTTCACTTGCTCCGGGTTCAAACTATATCCGCCGCCTCACAGCAAGTGGAAAAAATCAAATGCCCAAATATTCGAGTGATGGGGGGAGCATTATGTATTTAAAGCACTACAAAGCTCAAAGTGCACTAGGGATTATTCGCGTGGATTACAACACAAACTACTTTTTTCCTCTTAGCAAAATGAAAATCCAAGCTTTCGATTGGTAA
- a CDS encoding energy transducer TonB codes for MNNTLLFITSGIISFCIYFLILVSLIFTFFYSNPTHYSSLRESAISLNAISIEAIIDDKPTPSESKTPTLNNPLAGSGIKDMFDKIDSNVPSQNAPIGDNREKIEQNAKVEKIKELQSSAETLQNKLNALSNLTISTNSAQNDGEYDEWYAQIEKIMLQQWQKTFYVEEKLQALVHISIAGNGNFSYKIVKYSGNAVFDDSLKSMLEECTHLHFPPHPKGKKEIATTFKN; via the coding sequence ATGAATAATACTCTCTTATTTATCACTAGCGGTATTATTTCTTTTTGTATATATTTTCTTATCCTTGTTTCGCTTATTTTTACTTTCTTTTATTCTAATCCCACACATTATTCTTCTCTTAGAGAATCTGCCATTTCACTTAATGCTATTAGTATCGAAGCTATCATTGATGATAAACCCACACCAAGTGAAAGTAAAACACCAACCCTTAACAATCCTCTAGCTGGTTCAGGCATTAAGGATATGTTTGATAAAATCGATAGTAATGTGCCCTCGCAAAATGCGCCCATAGGGGATAATAGAGAAAAAATAGAACAAAATGCTAAAGTTGAAAAAATCAAAGAATTACAATCAAGCGCAGAAACACTACAAAATAAGCTTAACGCCCTAAGTAATCTGACCATAAGCACCAATAGCGCGCAAAACGATGGGGAATATGATGAATGGTATGCACAAATTGAAAAAATAATGCTGCAACAATGGCAAAAAACATTTTATGTCGAAGAAAAATTGCAAGCCTTAGTGCATATTAGCATTGCAGGCAATGGCAATTTTAGTTATAAAATTGTAAAATACTCTGGCAATGCAGTTTTTGACGATTCACTTAAAAGTATGCTTGAGGAATGCACACATTTACACTTTCCTCCCCACCCAAAGGGCAAAAAGGAAATTGCCACAACTTTTAAAAATTAG
- a CDS encoding ExbD/TolR family protein has product MHDDFDWEEKPELNITPLVDIMLVLLAILMVSTPTITYQEDITLPKGSKTKKIAKDSMLEIRISANRKIHIRDKVYEFKNFADSFILFSKSFDKDTNVFIRADKNLKYEDVIYILKTAKEAGFLKVSLITSS; this is encoded by the coding sequence ATGCACGATGATTTTGATTGGGAAGAAAAGCCAGAGCTTAATATTACACCCCTTGTGGATATTATGCTTGTGCTTTTAGCTATTCTTATGGTGAGCACACCCACTATTACCTATCAAGAAGACATCACGCTTCCCAAAGGCTCAAAAACAAAAAAGATAGCTAAAGATTCTATGCTTGAAATTCGCATAAGCGCAAATAGAAAAATCCACATACGCGACAAAGTATATGAGTTTAAAAATTTTGCAGATAGTTTTATACTTTTTAGTAAAAGTTTTGATAAGGATACAAATGTTTTTATCCGTGCCGATAAGAATCTCAAATATGAAGATGTAATCTATATTCTCAAAACTGCCAAAGAAGCTGGGTTTCTTAAAGTATCTCTTATTACTAGTAGCTAA
- a CDS encoding MotA/TolQ/ExbB proton channel family protein yields the protein MDTIKTFFEESTLTTIIVLAWLSLYFLATLWIYIYKTFSLNDWLSAEKYHLDMLLAKSILVPKNTFINALLEANDGRITREILQIWKLKATQKATSSLVFLNVIASTAPFIGLFGTVVEILETFSVLGGGNVSFDVIAPVISKALVATAAGILVAIPAYSFALLLKRKSYHIITCIQMQIDLMLSHK from the coding sequence ATGGATACGATCAAAACTTTCTTTGAAGAAAGCACACTAACAACAATTATTGTGCTTGCGTGGCTTTCGCTTTACTTTCTTGCTACACTTTGGATTTACATCTACAAAACTTTTAGTCTTAATGATTGGCTTTCAGCAGAAAAATATCATCTTGATATGCTTTTAGCTAAAAGTATTCTTGTGCCAAAAAATACATTTATCAACGCTTTACTTGAAGCAAATGATGGGCGTATTACGCGAGAAATTTTGCAAATATGGAAACTTAAGGCAACGCAAAAAGCAACTTCTTCTCTTGTATTCTTAAATGTTATTGCCTCTACTGCCCCATTTATAGGTTTATTTGGCACGGTCGTGGAGATTCTAGAAACATTTAGTGTGCTTGGCGGAGGGAATGTTTCCTTTGATGTGATAGCTCCTGTGATTTCTAAAGCCTTAGTAGCTACTGCTGCAGGGATTCTTGTAGCCATTCCAGCTTATTCATTTGCCCTACTTCTTAAACGCAAGTCTTATCACATTATCACCTGCATTCAAATGCAAATTGACCTTATGCTCTCTCACAAGTAG
- the atpC gene encoding ATP synthase F1 subunit epsilon, which produces MEHLTLSIVTPYGSIYNGEVKYVIIPGSEGEFGVYPGHCNLLSLLKVGVIEFESMDGDKGLIAIDWGHAQISTKEAGTDVKIIADGAVAIAGNTETEIASAIDETKMLLEKASNDRTLVSIVVSRIENIAKNRI; this is translated from the coding sequence ATGGAACATCTCACATTAAGCATTGTAACTCCCTATGGGAGTATCTATAATGGTGAAGTCAAGTATGTCATCATACCTGGTAGCGAGGGAGAATTTGGCGTTTATCCCGGACACTGCAATCTTCTCTCTTTGCTCAAGGTTGGAGTTATAGAATTCGAAAGTATGGATGGCGATAAGGGGCTTATAGCAATTGATTGGGGACACGCACAAATCTCTACCAAGGAAGCAGGCACTGATGTAAAAATCATTGCTGATGGTGCAGTAGCCATTGCTGGTAATACAGAAACTGAAATTGCTTCAGCTATTGATGAAACAAAAATGCTTCTAGAAAAAGCCTCAAATGACCGCACACTAGTTAGTATCGTCGTTTCACGTATTGAAAATATAGCTAAAAATAGAATCTAA
- the atpD gene encoding F0F1 ATP synthase subunit beta, giving the protein MQGKITQVMGPVVDVEFDSYLPMINEAIDVVFNIESKEYKLVLEVAAHLGDNRVRTIAMDMTEGLTRGQEVKARGKMIEVPVGEAVLGRIFNVTGDIIDGGEPLNSDLKWGIHREAPTFEQQSTRTEMFETGIKVVDLLAPYSKGGKVGLFGGAGVGKTVVIMELIHNVAYKHSGYSVFAGVGERTREGNDLYNEMKEGGVLDKVALCYGQMNEPPGARNRIAFTGLTMAEYFRDEKGLDVLMFIDNIFRYAQSGSEMSALLGRIPSAVGYQPTLAGEMGKLQERITSTKKGSITSVQAVYVPADDLTDPAPASVFSHLDATTVLNRKISEKGIYPAVDPLDSTSRILDPQVVGEEHYKIATGIQQVLQKYKDLQDIIAILGMDELSEEDKQIVDRARKIEKFLSQPFFVAEIFTGSPGKYVTLEETLEGFKGILEGKYDDIPENAFYMVGNIQEVLEKAQKLKSA; this is encoded by the coding sequence ATGCAAGGTAAAATTACACAAGTAATGGGTCCCGTGGTAGATGTCGAGTTCGACTCTTATCTACCGATGATTAATGAAGCCATTGATGTTGTTTTCAACATTGAAAGCAAAGAGTATAAGCTTGTCTTAGAGGTTGCCGCACACCTTGGGGATAATCGTGTCCGCACAATTGCTATGGATATGACAGAGGGGCTTACACGCGGACAGGAAGTGAAAGCTCGTGGAAAAATGATAGAAGTGCCTGTGGGAGAAGCAGTGCTAGGTAGAATCTTTAATGTTACAGGCGATATTATTGATGGTGGTGAACCTCTTAATAGCGATCTTAAATGGGGAATCCACAGAGAAGCACCGACATTTGAGCAGCAAAGCACACGAACAGAAATGTTTGAAACAGGCATTAAGGTAGTTGATTTGCTCGCACCTTATTCTAAGGGCGGTAAAGTTGGCTTATTTGGTGGTGCTGGTGTGGGTAAGACTGTCGTTATTATGGAGCTTATTCATAATGTGGCTTATAAGCATAGTGGCTATTCTGTGTTTGCTGGTGTTGGTGAGCGCACAAGAGAGGGAAATGACCTCTATAACGAAATGAAAGAAGGTGGCGTTTTGGACAAAGTGGCACTTTGCTACGGACAAATGAATGAGCCGCCGGGTGCAAGAAACCGCATTGCTTTCACAGGTTTGACAATGGCAGAATATTTCCGAGATGAAAAAGGACTTGATGTGCTTATGTTTATTGATAATATTTTCCGCTATGCCCAGTCTGGTTCCGAAATGTCAGCACTCCTTGGGCGGATTCCATCAGCGGTGGGCTATCAGCCTACACTTGCAGGGGAAATGGGTAAATTACAAGAGCGTATTACCTCTACTAAAAAAGGCTCAATCACATCAGTTCAAGCTGTGTATGTCCCAGCCGATGACTTGACTGACCCAGCTCCTGCATCTGTGTTTTCACATCTTGATGCAACAACGGTGCTAAATAGAAAAATATCCGAAAAGGGTATTTATCCTGCTGTGGATCCCCTTGATTCTACTTCTAGAATCCTTGACCCTCAAGTGGTAGGAGAGGAGCATTATAAAATTGCTACAGGCATTCAGCAAGTGCTACAAAAATATAAAGACTTACAGGATATTATCGCTATTTTGGGAATGGACGAACTCTCTGAAGAAGATAAGCAAATCGTGGATAGAGCAAGAAAGATTGAAAAATTCCTCTCTCAACCATTCTTTGTGGCAGAAATCTTCACAGGTAGTCCAGGTAAATACGTAACGCTTGAAGAGACATTAGAAGGCTTTAAGGGTATTTTAGAGGGTAAATATGATGATATTCCTGAAAATGCGTTTTATATGGTAGGTAATATTCAAGAAGTCTTGGAAAAGGCTCAAAAACTCAAAAGTGCATAG
- the atpG gene encoding ATP synthase F1 subunit gamma, whose product MGGNLKDIRKQITSVKNTQKTTKAMKLVSSSKLKKAEELARRSKAYVKQLDAIFNDIIARIQLRGLDSINSPYFAKSKDRQIKKLDIIFITADKGLCGGFNTTTIKEVMRLMESYKQQGVKVRLRGIGKKGISFFAFNDIEVLDKIVGLSSMPTFEKAESFINGVVEDFLNDATDEVIIVHNGFKNMISQELETYAILPLTINTQEITQSSILNIEPEDEEDVILDELAKKYIQYNMYYALVDSLAAEHSARIQAMDAATNNAGDLVKSLTISLNKARQEAITTELVEINAGVEAIK is encoded by the coding sequence ATGGGAGGCAACCTTAAAGATATAAGGAAACAAATCACAAGCGTTAAAAATACGCAAAAGACAACTAAGGCAATGAAGCTTGTCTCTAGCTCTAAACTCAAAAAAGCTGAAGAATTAGCAAGACGCTCTAAAGCTTATGTGAAGCAGCTTGATGCAATTTTCAACGACATAATAGCAAGGATTCAATTACGTGGGCTTGATAGTATCAATAGCCCCTATTTTGCAAAATCAAAAGATCGTCAAATCAAAAAGCTTGATATTATTTTTATTACAGCCGATAAAGGTCTATGCGGCGGATTTAATACCACTACTATTAAAGAGGTTATGCGACTTATGGAATCATACAAGCAGCAAGGTGTCAAAGTGCGACTAAGAGGTATTGGTAAAAAAGGGATTTCTTTTTTTGCCTTCAATGATATTGAAGTCCTTGACAAAATCGTAGGTTTAAGCTCAATGCCTACTTTTGAAAAGGCTGAATCTTTCATTAATGGCGTAGTTGAAGATTTTTTAAATGATGCAACAGACGAAGTCATAATTGTGCATAATGGTTTTAAAAATATGATTTCTCAAGAGCTAGAAACATATGCCATTTTGCCCTTGACTATCAATACTCAAGAAATTACCCAATCTTCTATACTGAACATTGAGCCAGAAGATGAGGAAGATGTGATACTTGATGAGCTTGCAAAAAAATACATTCAATACAATATGTATTATGCTCTTGTAGATTCACTAGCAGCTGAACATAGTGCGAGAATCCAAGCTATGGACGCTGCGACAAATAATGCAGGAGATTTGGTCAAAAGCCTCACAATTTCACTCAATAAAGCACGGCAAGAAGCTATTACAACAGAACTTGTTGAAATTAATGCTGGTGTTGAAGCCATTAAATAA
- the atpA gene encoding F0F1 ATP synthase subunit alpha has product MATKIKAEEISSIIKERIESFNINIDISETGKVIAYADGVAKVYGLNNVMYYEMVEFDTGDTGIAFNLEESSVGVVVLGSGHTIKEGTSAKRLKKLMKVPVGDAVVGRVINTLGEPLDGKGAVEASEYRFVEEKAPGIMARKSVHQPLQTGLKAIDALVPIGRGQRELIIGDRQTGKTTVAIDTIINQKGQDVVCIYVAVGQKESTVAQVVRKLEEHGAMEYTVVVNAPASFSAAMQFLAPYTGVTIGEYFRDNARHALIIYDDLSKHAVAYREMSLILRRPPGREAFPGDVFYLHSRLLERAAKLNDELGAGSLTALPIIETQAGDVAAYIPTNVISITDGQIFLETDLFNSGIRPAINVGLSVSRVGGAAQIKATKQVAGTLRLDLAQYRELQAFSQFASDLDEASRRQLERGQRMVEILKQPPYSPLAIEKQVIIIYAGANGFLDNIPANRVVAFETELYPFLEAKYPKILEDISAKKALDKDIEVELSRALEEFKANFGA; this is encoded by the coding sequence GTGGCAACAAAAATTAAAGCAGAAGAGATTAGCTCGATTATCAAAGAGAGAATTGAAAGTTTTAATATCAATATTGATATTAGTGAAACAGGTAAGGTCATTGCTTATGCCGATGGAGTGGCAAAAGTTTATGGACTTAATAATGTAATGTATTATGAAATGGTAGAGTTTGATACAGGCGATACGGGTATTGCTTTTAATCTTGAAGAAAGTAGTGTGGGTGTTGTGGTGCTTGGCTCTGGACACACTATCAAGGAGGGAACTTCTGCTAAACGTCTTAAAAAACTAATGAAAGTGCCTGTAGGCGATGCGGTAGTTGGACGTGTTATTAATACGCTGGGAGAACCGCTTGATGGCAAGGGAGCTGTGGAAGCAAGCGAATACCGCTTTGTAGAAGAAAAAGCACCTGGCATTATGGCACGTAAGTCTGTGCATCAGCCACTTCAAACAGGGCTAAAAGCTATTGATGCTCTCGTGCCAATCGGCAGAGGGCAAAGAGAGCTTATCATCGGGGATAGGCAAACAGGAAAAACAACAGTTGCTATAGATACTATTATCAACCAAAAGGGTCAAGATGTTGTTTGTATTTATGTCGCTGTGGGACAAAAAGAATCTACGGTTGCTCAAGTTGTGCGCAAACTTGAAGAACACGGCGCTATGGAATATACCGTTGTAGTAAATGCTCCTGCATCATTCTCTGCTGCTATGCAGTTTCTTGCACCTTATACAGGTGTAACCATTGGTGAATATTTTAGAGATAATGCGCGGCATGCACTCATTATTTATGATGATTTGAGTAAACACGCTGTAGCATATCGAGAAATGTCGCTTATCTTAAGACGCCCACCCGGACGCGAAGCATTCCCCGGTGATGTGTTCTATCTCCACTCTCGTTTACTTGAAAGAGCTGCAAAACTTAATGATGAACTAGGAGCAGGATCTCTCACTGCATTACCTATTATTGAGACACAAGCAGGGGATGTGGCTGCTTATATTCCAACCAATGTAATTTCCATTACCGATGGACAAATCTTCCTTGAAACAGACTTATTTAATTCTGGTATCCGCCCTGCTATTAATGTGGGCTTATCTGTTTCGCGCGTGGGTGGTGCAGCACAAATTAAAGCTACAAAACAAGTAGCAGGGACACTTCGCCTTGATTTAGCTCAATATAGAGAACTTCAAGCATTTTCACAATTTGCTTCTGACCTTGATGAAGCAAGTCGCAGACAACTTGAGAGAGGGCAAAGAATGGTAGAGATTCTTAAACAACCTCCCTATTCTCCTCTTGCCATAGAAAAGCAAGTGATTATTATTTATGCAGGTGCTAACGGATTCCTTGATAATATTCCTGCTAACAGAGTGGTTGCATTCGAAACAGAGCTATATCCATTCCTTGAGGCAAAGTATCCTAAAATCCTTGAAGATATTAGCGCAAAAAAGGCACTCGATAAAGATATTGAAGTTGAATTAAGCAGGGCCCTTGAAGAATTTAAAGCAAACTTCGGGGCATAA